A stretch of DNA from Pseudoalteromonas ruthenica:
CCCTAAGATGCCATCATAATTGGCGGCTTTGACATTCGCCACTAAGTTATCAACGCCTTTATTGTTGAACCCCATACGGTTGATCACCGCATGTTGCTCTGGCAAACGGAAAATGCGCGGCTTGTCATTTCCTTGCTGAGGTCGCGGAGTTACCGTACCTACCTCAATAAAACCAAATCCCATCTGGGCGAAGGCTTCAATGCATTCGGCATTTTTATCTAATCCAGCCGCCAACCCCACGGGGTTTTTAAATTCAAGGCCAAGGAAATTAACTGGTTTGTCTGGAACTGACTGGGACCACGCCATGGATAAGGGCGTGTTGGCATAGCGACTTAAATTAGACAATGCGAAGTCATGCGCCCACTCAGCGTCTTTAGTGAACATAAACCGACGCGCTAAATCATAAAACATGGAACCCCCAAAAAAATACCCCAGACAAAAGCTGGGGTATTCTACAGAGTTTTACTGCTTTTTAACAGCGGCGCTTACGCCCGTTGATCACAGTTGTGTGCAAGCAACATCAATTCCCGTAGTGCTACTGAGAACTTAGCAAAGTCATGGCTTTGTGAAGTTTTAAATTCGCTAAGCATTTGTTGCCAGCGATGCAATACAGCATTATTTGCTTCCATCCACGCGTCAATTTGCGCATCCACATCTTGCTCTTTGTCATCGAAGCTACGCAGTACCACATCAGTTAATGTGCGTTGCTGCCAATCGAGCTCTTCGCGATAAGATGCACGCGCCAAAGCTTGCCAATGGTTTTGCACTGGCTGATGAGTGATTTGCGTTAAGAACCAGTGCAAGCCCATGCGCGCACCCAGCTTGAAGTAGGTGTTTGACACCAAGGCTGTGTTGCGCTCGGTTTGCGCGGCCACTTCGGCCAAGTCCATGGTGGAGAACAAGCTCGATAGTGACACAATACGCATCGCCAATTGAGCGGGAACGCCTTGATCGGCCAGGCTCTTGGCGTTTTCGCGGATTTGCTCGCTCTCATCACTTACCATGTAGCTGTGCAAGTTATCCGTCAAGTCTTTAAAACAAGGCGCAAAATGAGCGATGGTTTGCTCAATAGTCCATGCCTTATTACGGTGACGTAAGAACCAACGTGTTACTCGACGTACAGTACGACGTAGCTGATACAGCATTTCTGTTTGCACTTCAGCATCTATCTTATTATCGAGCGCTTCGATTTCCGACCAGGTCTGCGGCATATCGAAAATCTCGCGAGCGATGGAGTAACATAAGGCGATTTCAGCGTCAGATGCGCCTGTTTCTTCGTGCATACGCACCATGAAGTTTAAGCCCATGTCGTTGACGATGTTATTGGCCAACTTAGTAGCAATAATTTCGCCACGCAACGGGTGGTTATCCATGGCTGAATTGAACCGCTCACGCAGTGGTACAGGGAACGACTGAACCAGCAGCTGACGGTAGTACGGGTTCTCAGTGATCTCATCGGTGACTAAGGTCTCTTTGAGCACCATTTTCGCATAAGACACCAACACTGACAGTTCTGGACGAGTCAAATCTTTACCCGCTGCAGCGCGCTCAGCAAGCTCTTCGTCAGTAGGTAAGAACTCAATAGCACGATCGAGCTTACCGTCTTTCTCAAGCGCGTGGATAAAGCGGATCTTCTCTTTTAATGTCGATGCGCCCTTAGATTGCGTCACAGAGATAGTGTGAGTCTGACGATAACAATCTTGTAGTACTAGCTCTGACACCTCATCGGTCATCGCGTACAACAGCTCGTCACGTTGCTTTTTAGTGAGCTCACCTTCACCCACTAAGGAGTTCAGTAGGATCTTGATGTTCACTTCGTTATCAGAACACGCCACACCGCCCACGTTATCGATAAAGTCGGTATTAATACGCCCACCTTTGGCCGCAAATTCAATACGACCAAGTTGAGTAGCGCCTAAGTTACCGCCCTCACCGAAGATTTTCGCGCCCAGTTCACCGCCGTTGATACGCAATGCATCATTTGCACGGTCGCCAACATCTGAGTCTGTCTCAGACTTAGCCTTGACATAGGTGCCAATACCGCCATTCCACAACAAATCGACTGGCATCTTCAGGAGCGCCTTGATTAACTCATTAGGTGTCATCGCCGCTTTCTTGGTACCCACCATCTTCTTGATTTCAGGCGTTAAGGTAATCGACTTAGCACTGCGGGCAAAGATACCACCGCCTTTGGAGATGAGTTCACTGTTATAGTCTTCCCAGCTCGAGCGCGGTAATTCAAACAAGCGCTTACGCTCGTCCCAAGATGTTGCAGCATCAGGGTTCGGGTCGATGAAAATATGCATGTGGTTAAAAGCCGCCTGCAGACGGGTATGCTTCGAGAGCAACATGCCGTTGCCGAATACGTCACCGGCCATATCACCAATGGCAACTGCTGTGAAATCGTTGTTCTGGCAATCAATACCAATTTCGCGGAAATGACGTTTAACAGACTCCCACGCGCCTTTTGCGGTAATCCCCATCTTCTTGTGGTCATAACCAATCGAGCCACCGGAAGCAAAGGCATCACCTAACCAAAAGTCATATTCGCCAGCGATCCCGTTGGCAATATCAGAGAAGGTGGCGGTGCCTTTATCGGCGGCGACCACTAAGTACGGGTCATCTTCGTCATGACGTGTGACATTCTCTGGCGGAACAATGTCACCATGTACGATGTTATCGGTGATATCAAGCAAACCACGGATAAAGATTTTGTAGCACTCTTGCCCTTCTTTAAAGAAGGCTTCACGCTCACTAGGCAGTTGCTTACAAACAAAACCACCCTTTGAGCCAACAGGCACAATAACGGTGTTCTTAACCTGCTGCGCTTTTACAAGGCCCAAAACCTCGGTACGGAAATCTTCACGACGGTCTGACCAACGCAATCCGCCCCGCGCTACTTTACCGCCGCGAAGGTGAACGCCTTCAACGCGTGGTGAGTAGACGAAAATTTCAAACGCCGGCAGTGGCAATGGCATCTCTGGAATCAAGCTTGGCTTGACCTTGAAAGAGATATACGACTTGAATACGCCGGTGTCGTCTTTCTGATAATAGTTAGTGCGCAGCGTGGCGTTGATCATATCAACGTACAAGCGAATGATGCGGTCATCATCAAGGTTGGCAACGTTCTCGAGCGATTCATACACCTGAGCAACGAGCTTCTCCAAGGCTTTTTCGCTGCCTGGTGCTTTCACTGAGAACTTTTTCGCAAACAGCTTCACGATTTGTGTCGCAATATCTGGGTAGTTAGCGAAGGTGCTTTCAATGTAAGTCTGCGAGAACGTCACTCCGATTTGGCGCATGTACTTGGCATAAGCACGCAAAATCGAGGCTTCGCGGCCCGTTAAGCCACCATTGAGCACTAAACGGTTAAAGCCGTCGTTTTCCAGGCGGTTATTCCATACATCGGTGAGCGCTTTTTGGAAACGCGCAGATACTTTGTCAAAGTCAGCGATCTCTTTGTTGTCGAGCAACATTGAGAAGTCCATAATCCAATTCACTTGGCCGTCTGAGGTTTTTACTGCATACGGCGTTTCACCGATAACGCGTAAGCCAAAGTTTTCTAACATCGGCATCACGTCAGACAAATGAATAGGCTCGTCTTTGTGGAACAACGACAAACGAACAATATTCGAGCTCACTTCTTCTTGTGGGCGGTAGAACAACATCTCTAGTTTGTTGTCGTCATTGAGCAGCTCAAGCTTTTCAATATCAACCACTGCGGCACTTGGCAACACTTGGTCTTTATACGAGCTGGCGAAGGCGTTGGCATATTTACGGTTTAATTCATTACCGCGCGCTTCGCCGTTGCTGCCTAATAGCGCTGATTGTAGTTTGTCTTCCCAAGTACGGGCTGCTTCTACTAAATTATTTTCGATTTCTTTCACGTCGTAATCTACGTCACTGTTGTTAACTCGCACAATATAGTGGGTACGAGCAAGGCTGGACTCGGAGAAATAGGTGGTAAAGCTGACTTTCTCATCGGAGCCAAAGGCATCAGCAAGAATTTGCTGCGTTTCACGGCGCAGTGCAGTGTTATAACGCTCACGTGGCACATACACCATGCACGAGAAAAAGCGTCCGTAAGTGTCTTTGCGCACAAACAGGCGGCACATGTCGCGCTCTTGAATATGTAAAACCCCCATGGCTACATCCAGTAGCTCTTGTTCGCGGGCTTGTACTAGCTCATCACGAGGATAGGTTTCGAGAATATTAAGGACCGCTTTGTAGGCGTGGGTGCCCTCGGCAAAGTCGCTCATCTCTAGAACACGACGAATTTTCGACTTCAACACGGGCACATCGGCCGCACTGTTGTTGTAGAAACTGGATGAGAACAAGCCAATAAAGCGGTCCTCGCCAATGACGTTGCCGTCTTTATCAAAGCGCTTCACACCGATGTAATCGATGTGTGCAGGGCGATGCACTCGCGATACCGAATTGGTTTTCGTTAATACCAACAAATTATTGCTGCGTGCTTCTTTGCGTGCGATTTCTGGCATATTAGAAAGTAACCGCACTTGCTCTTCGTCAGAGTTCTTCATTAACCCTAGACTTGTGCCTTTCACACCGCTGAGCTGATGATCACCTTTTACCGGCTTAAGTTCGTATTGACGATAGCCCATCAAGGTAAAGTTATCGCTGGCCAGCCACTCTAGAAATTCAACCGTTTCGTTTAATTCGGTTTTATCGACATTGTGTGGACGCTTAGGGAGATCGTTAATTACATCCAGCAACTGCTGACGAATGGGTTGCCAGTCTTCAACAGCCACCGACACATCATTAAGCACAGAATCAAGCTCTTCTTTAAACGCTTTAATTTCCGCGTCATCGGTCTGGCGATCGATTTCAATAAAGAACACGGTTTTGGTCGAGCTCGACTCTTGTTCCGCTTTTAAGTTTGAGAGATTAGTAATCGTGCCATCTTTATCGCGCTGAATTTTTAATGGCGTATGCAGTAATAAGTGAGAAGCGATGTTCGCGCGGTTAAGTGCCATGCGAACGGAGTCAACGAGAAACGGCATATCTTTAGCAATGATCTCGACAATGGTATGCGAGGACTGCCAGCCGTGCTTAGCAACTTCGGGATTGAATACGCGGATAACAGCATCATCGCCTTTTTTACTCTCTAACGAGTTCCAAAGGCTCAACGCTGCGCCGTAGAGGTCACTGTCGTTTCGGTGTGTCAGATCTTCATTCGACATGTTGCGATAAAGCGCCTTGGCGAATTTGTCGACCAGTGACACTTTGTCTGCGTGAACTTTGCTTTGAATAAGCTTGCTGACGTTATTAAGAATAACGGAAGCGTGACCATCATTTTGTGTCATTGTGTGTTCCTTAATCTATACCGCCTTGTGAACGGGTGACTGAATAGCGTGGAGTCAGTTAAATTCTAACGCTTTTGCAGCTAATAAAAAGCCTTTTCGATGAAATCAGACCAATGATTTCAGCATGTTGGCATTCTATTCACAAAATATAGATAGAAATGGCCGGTTAAGGCCATTTCTGTACACAAGTATTCACATTATTTTTTCTGGTCAGACCAGAGGAAGGCACCAATTGCTGGCAAAATGAGCACTGCACCGAGCATATTCACTAAGAACATGAAGGTCAGCAAGATGCCCATATCCACTTGGAACTTCAATGCAGAGAAGATCCAAGTGCTCACTCCCACTGCCAAGGTGATACCAGTAAAGAGCACGGCACTGCCCCGCTCTGCTAGTGCATTTCGATACGCTTCACTTAAGTGCACGCCTTGTTTGAGCTGAGTCATCATTGACGAGAGTATGTAAATACCATAGTCGACACCGATACCCACCCCCAGTGCAATGACGGGTAAGGTCGACACCGTTAGGCCTATTTCTAGCCCTACCATCAGCGCCTGCGCCAACGTTGAGACAATGTATAGCGGCAACACCACGGCGATAGTGGCGCGCAGCGAGCGGAAGCTCAATAAACACAATACGATCACCGCACCGTAGACGTACAGCATCATCGGCGTTTGCGCTTTAGATACCGATTCATTCGTTGCCGCCATCACCCCAATTGGTCCGGATGCCAGTCGGAATGACACTTTGTCTGTGCCAAATTCAGCACCGTATTCTTTCACTGCGGCCACTACGCGCTCTATGCTCTCGGCCTTATGATCTTCCATAAAGATGATCACTGGCATCACCGAGCAATCGCCATTGAGAAGACCTGAACTGGTTTCCACCCGTGAAGTTGCTTGCACGAGAGAAGCGCTATTGCGTGGTAGCGTTTGCCACTTCAAATTGCCTTCGTTGTAACCGGCATTCACGGCTTTAGCGACACTGGCTAGAGAAACACTGCTTTGCACCCCAGGGATATTATCCATACGCCATTGGAATTGGCTGATACGGTCCATCACTTCGTGCTCGGTACAAGCTGCTGGGTAGGCTTCGACAATCACTTTTAAGATATCGACAGATATACTGTAGCGATCAGAGATGAGGAAGGTGTCTTGGTTGTAACGCGCCTCCTCGTGTAGCGCCGGTGCCCCAGCGTGTAAATCGCCTATGCGCATGTTTTGTGACTGCCAGTAGCCAAATGCAAACAACACAGCGGTGCAAATTAAAATAGCCGTCGCATTTTTCTTGTTAGTAGTGGCAACCAACAATTCACGGAGCTTAAATAGCGCGTTCTTATTGGCATTATCGGCTTCTAGTACCGCGAGCTTCGAAAAGGTCAGATAAGACGCTATCACAGGCAACAGAAGCAGGTTAGTGAAGATGATCACCGCCACACCTAAACTGGCGGTAATCGCCAACTCGCGAATAATACCGATGTCTATCGCCAACAAGGTTAAGAAGCCCACCGTATCCGATAGCAAAGCAATGCCGCCGGGGATCAGTAAGGCTTTAAAGCTTGATTGCGCAGCGGTTTTAGCATCGCTGCCTAACTGCACTTTCTTGGCAATGCCGTTGATCATCTGCACACCGTGGCTCACGCCAATAGCAAATACCAAGAACGGCACTAAAATCGACATTGGATCAAGGCCAAAGCCAAGTGTTGATAGCAGCCCCATTTGCCAAACCACAGCAATAATCGAGCAGCCTATTGGCAGCAGTGTGAGCTTGAAGCTTTTACAAAACAGCCAGACCATCACCAAGGTAATTGCGATGGCGATAGCGAAGAAAAGAACCACGTCTTTGGCACCCTCAGCAATATCACCGGCCATTTTTGCAAAGCCGATAATATGGATGCTGACGTTATCAGTGCTTAGAGGAGTGCGAATTTTACTCTCTAATTGCTCTGCAATATCAAGAGTGTCGAGCTTTTCACCAGTCTGTGGGTCAAACTCCATAAGCTGAGCGCTGACCATGGCACAGGAATAGTCCGAGGCCACCATGCGTCCTACAACTTTGGCCTTTTCAATATTTTCTTTTACTCGTGCAAGGCCTGCTTTGTCGGCACTGAAGTTAGCAGGAATAATAGGGCCACCGCTGAATCCATCTTCAACCACCTCAACAAAGCGCGCGCTTGGAGAGTAAATTGAATTAACCAGAGGGCGGTTAACCCCAGGGATGAAATACAGTTGGTCGTGTACTGCTTTTAATTGGGTAAAAAATTCCGGGTTAAAAATATCGCCACGCGCATCACACACGGAAATGAGAATGCCGTTGGCGCCACCAAACTGCTTCTCGTGTTTGGTATACACCTTCATGTATTGGTGATTAAGCGGGATATTCTTATTGAACGACGCATCTAATTGCAGTTTAGTTGCCTGCCACGCCAAGGCCACGGTGGCGATAATAAAGGCCAAGATCACCCACATGCGATGGCGGAATAAACTGCGCTCTAATAATTCCACTAAAGTTTGCATGATTAGTTTAACTCCTTGGTTTGAATGCCCGCTTCCGTTGCTAGAATCAACTTACCAGCAAACTCCGCGCCATCCATCACGGCTTTACCATCAGCGCGTTGACGCGCCTTGAGCTGGTTCTGTTGCATGTTTTCTAAGCGGTAAATCACAGCGGAGTTACCAAAAATATACACCCCACCCTTGTTGCTCTCGACGATGCTGTTCATGGTTGCTTGCTCTTGCGTGCGCAGTGCTTGCCACTGGCCGCTATCGTCTAGTTTAAATGCATTACCGCGTAAACCGGCAACCAGTATTTCGCCTTCGACCTCAGCAATATCGAAAAAGGAGCCATGATATATCTCCTGTTCCCGTTGCCAGCTTTGACCCTGGCTGGAGCTGTGCGCTATCAGTCCCATTTCACCTGCAATGTAAAGCCCTTTGGAAGTCTCAGCAATGCGGTTAAAGTGCGGCAAGATGGAGCTAGTTTCTATCTCATAACCTTCTGGATCGTTGACCTTCAAATCATTGAGGTAGTCCCTATCTTCGGGGTAAAGAAGGCTATCTAAAAAGCGTTTAGTCCAGTTTTGACCACCATCTTTGGTCTCGAAGTACATTCCATAGGCACCCACAGCAACGCCGTTTTGCTTATCGAAAAAGTGAATATCCAAGCACGGTTTATCAAGATCAGGACGATACTGCAGTAACTGCCAGCTGGCGCCGCCATCGGTGGTGCCTAAGATGCTGGCATCGTGACCACATGCCCAACCTTGTTGATTATCAATAAAGAACACCGCTGTCAGCAGGGTATCAATAGGACTTCTGGCCTGCTGCCATTGCTCGCCATCATCGCTGTATACAATGGTGCCATGTTGGCCAACGGCGATAACGCGTGATTCTGTTGTGGTGATATCGGTAAATAACGTGCGCGTGGCACTGTCAGCCTGATAAGCCGGTTGTGGTGTCTCTTGTTGCGCGCTGACGCCAAGGGGCAAAAGCAACACCGCCCAAAGCAAGTACTTCATATCTAATTGAGCCTATAGAGGGTTAACGTGAGAGCCTCAGGCCTGCAGCAGCAGACCTGAGGAGTTCCGAGGAGATTAACGGCGCCCTTCGCGACGAAGTGCATTAGATGTAAACTCGTTGTCTTGGAACGACTCAGAGAAGTCGTACATTTTCTCTTGGTTATCTAAGCCAATAGCCAAGTAACGACGTGAGTTTAGGTCGTGATAAACATCCAACGTACTCCAGTGCGTTGGTACTTCGTAATAGTTCACACCGTGGGCCATGGCTACACGATACATTTGGTCGCGGTTATCGTATAAATCGGCGACCGAAATCTGCCAGCTGTCCTCATCGATGTAAAACACGCGTTTCTTGTAAATGTGGCGAGTGCCTTCTTTAAGCGTCGCTTCAACCACCCAGACGCGGTGTTTTTCGTAACGCACATGTTCTGGATTAACGTGACCAGGCTTAAGAATGTCATCGTACTCTAGCTCATCGCTATGCAATTTATAGCTGTTATACGGAATGTACATTTCTTTTTTACCTTTGAGTTCCCAGTTATAACGGTTCGGTGAGCCGTTGAACATGTCGAAGTCATCGGTAGTACGCAAGTTATCAGACGCTGTTCCCGGTGCATCGTATGCAACATTAGGGGCACGGCGAACACGGCGTTGACCGGTGTTATACGTCCATGCTTGGCGTGGCGTGAGGATTTGGTCCATGGTTTCGTGCACTAACAACGCGGTGCCTGCAAGGCGCGCTGGCTCGGTGACACGCTGTTTAAATTTAAACAGAATATTCGACTCTTGCAGCTGCTCCGGTGTGGCCTCTGGATCCGAGTACTTCACTAACAACTGCTCATCAAAACCAATCAGGTTGTACGAACCCGAGGCTGTTGGCATGGCTTGACCACCATAACGAGCAATCGATAAACCACGGTAGCGCAACAAGTGGTTCCACACCGCCTCTAAGCCGTTTTCCGGAATTGGAAATGGCACACCGATAGCGGTATTTTTGATGCCGTTACCGCCTTCAATCAACTCCGCTTCAGTGGCGTACTTCTTCGTTGCATCGTAATAAAACTGCGGGAAAGATGCACTACGGCGAGTCGGATAGATATGCATTTTGAAGGTGTCAGGGTACGCCTCAAATAAGGCTATCTGACCCGGGCTCAAGAATTCCTTGTGCTGTTCCAAGTTTGACTTATCAATGGTGACAAGGACCTGGTCATCTGCATAAGGGTCAGGGTGATGCATCCCTTGCTCATAATTCTCTGGTGCTTTAGTAATACCACCATCCCAAGCAGGGATAGAGCCATCTTCATTACCTGCTTTAAGTGCACCAATAGGTGTCAAATCCGCGCCCAGGCGTTCAGCCTGCTCGGGTGTTATTTTTGCCTGTACTGCAGAAGTGGCAAAGATGCCACAAAAGGCTGCTGCAATGAGGGTAGGTTTAGTTAACATGCGTGTACCCTTTTAAATTGAATATTTAATATTAAACGACACAAAGTCTCGGTCTGAGAAGTTATTCGTCGCACCACCGCCCCAGAAAGAGCTATAGCCTACGTCGAAAGACCAAGTATTTTGATAATTAAAGTTCAGGTTAATCCCCAACGATTTTCTATCTTCAATAAACAAGTACATTGGGTCAGGTGTAATGCCATTGACGTCGTGGGAGAATACGAACTTAGGTGAAAAGTTTACGCCTGAGAAGAGATTGAAGTAATCCCCCTTGGCAATAAGACGATATCCCCACGCCGAAGCCGTTGGGAATGGATTTGTTTCAGGGCCATTGGAAAGCGCCATTTGCAACGCGGTATAGTCAGCCGCAGGTCCTTGAATGACGCCACTGCGTCCAGTCCCCGCCACATTCAAACGCAGCTCATCGTACTCTGGCATGTTATTAACACGCACCCCGCCGACTTCACCAACAACGGCCCAGCTGTCAGCACCGAGATGAGGGCCAAACAGGTGTGTGGCGGTAAATTGTAGCTGTGCCGTGTTGCGCAAGATATAACCTTGTGCCGTTTCACCTGGGCCTACAACCGACGTCGCATCGCCTGGGCTCAACTGTGAAATACCCGCAAATTCTGGACGTAACCCGGCAACAGCTAGTTGCTCTGGCATACCGGCATAAAGAAGCTCTACGTCATCCACTTGCAGTGGTTCATCCTGACGAAACGCAAATTCGCCTGAGAATGCGGTCTCGCCTAACGCCGTGTTAAAGCTCAAGCCATACAGTTTAATGTCTTCTGGATAAGCTAATACCGCTTTGGTAAACGCTTGCAGATCGGTGACGTTGTCTTCTGTGATTTCCGTCGTCGCCAACATCGCTAAATCATCGCCAATGGCAGTAAAGTCCGATACTTGTCCAGAGATAACTGGGCGGCGGCTATGATAATTGATGTAGTAAAGCGCTAGTTCAGTATCATTAAAGTCAGGCATAAACATACCTAGGCGCAAACCATACTGGCCGCCATCATCGGGCTCAGTCTTACCTTTGTGACCTTTGCCTTTAAGTGCCACCTTAGTGGGGTATGCCAAGTACATATTAGCCAGTAACTGTTGCCCCGCTGCTGAATTAGGGTCAATACCCTGCGCCGCTGCGGCCATCTGCCAATCACTGCCAAGGTTGTTGAGGCTCTCGGTTAAAAAGGCAAGGTCAATATCTGGGTTGGAGGTGAAACCTAACTGTACGTTTTGGTTAAAACCGTTTTCCGAGGCAAAATCGTTGGTCGAGAAATAACTTCCCGATGCTGGTAGACGAGTTTCATGCCACTCGTACTGATAGAAACCTTCAAGATAGATGTTATCGGTAATACCTAGTGAGGCCCATAACATGCCGACGGGAATAAAGGCTTCTTTTACTTCAGCACCCGGTGCCTTCAGACGGTCGATATCTACAGGGTTAACATTGATACCATGTGATATCAGGGTACTTTCACCCCAGTTTACAACTTGTTGACCTAAACGCACAGAGAGCGGGTTGCGACCTTCATTGAAATCGAAATCAGCCCAAATGAAGGCATCAAGCAAACGAAAATCAGCACAGACTTGCTCTTTGGTTTCGTCATAGTCACAGGGATCAACCTGCTCCCCTGAGGTAGGATTGGTGTAAGCAAAGTCACCATCCATCAAAGCGAAATCATAAAAATACATGAAGCGCGAGAAGAAACCGTACATGTCGCCATTGATGGCTAACTCATGTGTGCCTTTTAGCTGCTG
This window harbors:
- a CDS encoding WD40/YVTN/BNR-like repeat-containing protein, which codes for MKYLLWAVLLLPLGVSAQQETPQPAYQADSATRTLFTDITTTESRVIAVGQHGTIVYSDDGEQWQQARSPIDTLLTAVFFIDNQQGWACGHDASILGTTDGGASWQLLQYRPDLDKPCLDIHFFDKQNGVAVGAYGMYFETKDGGQNWTKRFLDSLLYPEDRDYLNDLKVNDPEGYEIETSSILPHFNRIAETSKGLYIAGEMGLIAHSSSQGQSWQREQEIYHGSFFDIAEVEGEILVAGLRGNAFKLDDSGQWQALRTQEQATMNSIVESNKGGVYIFGNSAVIYRLENMQQNQLKARQRADGKAVMDGAEFAGKLILATEAGIQTKELN
- a CDS encoding NAD-glutamate dehydrogenase gives rise to the protein MTQNDGHASVILNNVSKLIQSKVHADKVSLVDKFAKALYRNMSNEDLTHRNDSDLYGAALSLWNSLESKKGDDAVIRVFNPEVAKHGWQSSHTIVEIIAKDMPFLVDSVRMALNRANIASHLLLHTPLKIQRDKDGTITNLSNLKAEQESSSTKTVFFIEIDRQTDDAEIKAFKEELDSVLNDVSVAVEDWQPIRQQLLDVINDLPKRPHNVDKTELNETVEFLEWLASDNFTLMGYRQYELKPVKGDHQLSGVKGTSLGLMKNSDEEQVRLLSNMPEIARKEARSNNLLVLTKTNSVSRVHRPAHIDYIGVKRFDKDGNVIGEDRFIGLFSSSFYNNSAADVPVLKSKIRRVLEMSDFAEGTHAYKAVLNILETYPRDELVQAREQELLDVAMGVLHIQERDMCRLFVRKDTYGRFFSCMVYVPRERYNTALRRETQQILADAFGSDEKVSFTTYFSESSLARTHYIVRVNNSDVDYDVKEIENNLVEAARTWEDKLQSALLGSNGEARGNELNRKYANAFASSYKDQVLPSAAVVDIEKLELLNDDNKLEMLFYRPQEEVSSNIVRLSLFHKDEPIHLSDVMPMLENFGLRVIGETPYAVKTSDGQVNWIMDFSMLLDNKEIADFDKVSARFQKALTDVWNNRLENDGFNRLVLNGGLTGREASILRAYAKYMRQIGVTFSQTYIESTFANYPDIATQIVKLFAKKFSVKAPGSEKALEKLVAQVYESLENVANLDDDRIIRLYVDMINATLRTNYYQKDDTGVFKSYISFKVKPSLIPEMPLPLPAFEIFVYSPRVEGVHLRGGKVARGGLRWSDRREDFRTEVLGLVKAQQVKNTVIVPVGSKGGFVCKQLPSEREAFFKEGQECYKIFIRGLLDITDNIVHGDIVPPENVTRHDEDDPYLVVAADKGTATFSDIANGIAGEYDFWLGDAFASGGSIGYDHKKMGITAKGAWESVKRHFREIGIDCQNNDFTAVAIGDMAGDVFGNGMLLSKHTRLQAAFNHMHIFIDPNPDAATSWDERKRLFELPRSSWEDYNSELISKGGGIFARSAKSITLTPEIKKMVGTKKAAMTPNELIKALLKMPVDLLWNGGIGTYVKAKSETDSDVGDRANDALRINGGELGAKIFGEGGNLGATQLGRIEFAAKGGRINTDFIDNVGGVACSDNEVNIKILLNSLVGEGELTKKQRDELLYAMTDEVSELVLQDCYRQTHTISVTQSKGASTLKEKIRFIHALEKDGKLDRAIEFLPTDEELAERAAAGKDLTRPELSVLVSYAKMVLKETLVTDEITENPYYRQLLVQSFPVPLRERFNSAMDNHPLRGEIIATKLANNIVNDMGLNFMVRMHEETGASDAEIALCYSIAREIFDMPQTWSEIEALDNKIDAEVQTEMLYQLRRTVRRVTRWFLRHRNKAWTIEQTIAHFAPCFKDLTDNLHSYMVSDESEQIRENAKSLADQGVPAQLAMRIVSLSSLFSTMDLAEVAAQTERNTALVSNTYFKLGARMGLHWFLTQITHQPVQNHWQALARASYREELDWQQRTLTDVVLRSFDDKEQDVDAQIDAWMEANNAVLHRWQQMLSEFKTSQSHDFAKFSVALRELMLLAHNCDQRA
- a CDS encoding DUF1329 domain-containing protein; the protein is MLTKPTLIAAAFCGIFATSAVQAKITPEQAERLGADLTPIGALKAGNEDGSIPAWDGGITKAPENYEQGMHHPDPYADDQVLVTIDKSNLEQHKEFLSPGQIALFEAYPDTFKMHIYPTRRSASFPQFYYDATKKYATEAELIEGGNGIKNTAIGVPFPIPENGLEAVWNHLLRYRGLSIARYGGQAMPTASGSYNLIGFDEQLLVKYSDPEATPEQLQESNILFKFKQRVTEPARLAGTALLVHETMDQILTPRQAWTYNTGQRRVRRAPNVAYDAPGTASDNLRTTDDFDMFNGSPNRYNWELKGKKEMYIPYNSYKLHSDELEYDDILKPGHVNPEHVRYEKHRVWVVEATLKEGTRHIYKKRVFYIDEDSWQISVADLYDNRDQMYRVAMAHGVNYYEVPTHWSTLDVYHDLNSRRYLAIGLDNQEKMYDFSESFQDNEFTSNALRREGRR
- a CDS encoding efflux RND transporter permease subunit, which encodes MQTLVELLERSLFRHRMWVILAFIIATVALAWQATKLQLDASFNKNIPLNHQYMKVYTKHEKQFGGANGILISVCDARGDIFNPEFFTQLKAVHDQLYFIPGVNRPLVNSIYSPSARFVEVVEDGFSGGPIIPANFSADKAGLARVKENIEKAKVVGRMVASDYSCAMVSAQLMEFDPQTGEKLDTLDIAEQLESKIRTPLSTDNVSIHIIGFAKMAGDIAEGAKDVVLFFAIAIAITLVMVWLFCKSFKLTLLPIGCSIIAVVWQMGLLSTLGFGLDPMSILVPFLVFAIGVSHGVQMINGIAKKVQLGSDAKTAAQSSFKALLIPGGIALLSDTVGFLTLLAIDIGIIRELAITASLGVAVIIFTNLLLLPVIASYLTFSKLAVLEADNANKNALFKLRELLVATTNKKNATAILICTAVLFAFGYWQSQNMRIGDLHAGAPALHEEARYNQDTFLISDRYSISVDILKVIVEAYPAACTEHEVMDRISQFQWRMDNIPGVQSSVSLASVAKAVNAGYNEGNLKWQTLPRNSASLVQATSRVETSSGLLNGDCSVMPVIIFMEDHKAESIERVVAAVKEYGAEFGTDKVSFRLASGPIGVMAATNESVSKAQTPMMLYVYGAVIVLCLLSFRSLRATIAVVLPLYIVSTLAQALMVGLEIGLTVSTLPVIALGVGIGVDYGIYILSSMMTQLKQGVHLSEAYRNALAERGSAVLFTGITLAVGVSTWIFSALKFQVDMGILLTFMFLVNMLGAVLILPAIGAFLWSDQKK